ATCGTGCAGCGAGTCAGGGAGGTCGAACCCATTCATGAAAACACAGGCAGGATGGAACCGCGAATGTGAAGTCAGTCCTTGCAGTTCTCCCGCCGCCACCGTGTGCGATGGAAGCAAGTGAAGACGTATCGGCAGTTTTTTTCGCACACACTCAACGGCAGCTCGGCTGTAGTTGAAGTATCGCAGGCTGAAAACTCCATCCTGTTCAGGTTATTGATATTCTGCAGGTTTATCATGCCAACTACATCTGCTATCCAAAACGCTCGGTTCACCTGAGTTTAAAAGATCATTGTCCTCTGGTACAATCCATTCTTCTCTCTCCCCACGCCGCTGTAATCGAACTATTCGTCGCCGCTGTCCTCTGTGTCGTCCTCTCCGCTTTCACCCTGCCCGTCTGGGCTTCTCTCCGGGTAGTTGAGGATGTGTCTGTTGGCCTGGATGATGTACTGCTGCTGCCTGAAATAGATCTTCAGGGCTCCCTTCATCAACACAAAAGCAATACCACCCTgcggagagaaagagagagagagagatcagagGATGGGGTCAGCGTTAAAACGTCGGAAAACAGAATCGTCCCAGGCATCGGATAAGCGACTAACGGGACATGAGCGCCGCCTCACCAGCGCGGTGCGCTGCAGGTTGGACGACACGAGTCCAAACAGCAGCCGTCCCACAACATTGGCGACGGAGGGAAAGACGAGAGCTCCACACAGAGTCCTGGACACAGAGCGGTGGTCTCCCGGAACAGTGCCGTCCATCGGGATCCGGGGCAGATGATGATTGCGAcctggggacacacacacacacacacgcgcatatCAACCACTCGCTGTTCTAAAGAAGTTATGACATCATACCAACCATTGCCAGCAACATGTGATCATTATCGTCACGTTTCGATCTACTTATTATTACTAGACTACGGAGACTTGTTTATTCTCATGCTCCACCTTCAAACATCATTGAAtcacttcatcctcctcctcatcgccgAGGAGGCCTTGTTCTTTGTTTGTACGGTGGTAACCAGGACTACATTAATTCATGACACCGGGTGGACAGATGGGGTCagcggggttttttttgtgtttggtgGTTTCTTGAACCTTCTTTTTTCACCATTGAGTGTATTTTTTTCAGCATTTCCACAACTGTGTCAGAAAATAGTCACGTAATTGTGATGTAAACACAATCACCTGCTCAATCTTCGTTTCTGTCTCGTTTCTCTTCATCGGCGAAAACAAAGGATTATGGCTGCCGTgctatttattcatttactttttttttttccagattagCCGTTAGCACCGCCGCGAGTCACTACCTGGTAGCAGTTTCTGCCTGTAGGAATATTTCTGCCACAGTCTCACTATGCAGTCCTCCCATCGGATCATCTTCCCCAGGACCAGCGCCACAGGAATGGTGGGGAGACCCATCAGAAGGAACAGAGGGTCCGCTCGCTCCATCACGCTGAGACCCTTCTTATGGCCCACGACCTGCAGAAGAACACATGCGGAGGTgaacgctgggggggggggggggggtcacactctCCGTTGTTGAGCTGTGTCTGGCGACCTGCATGACAGTCACGGCTCCGTACGTGACGGCCGACCAGTAGACGGTCCCGATCACCACCCCGACTGAAGCAAAGGGACTGGCCCGAGACAAGGCTTGGTCTATCTGCTGGAGGAAATACACCAGCGGGCCTGAGGAGGAGACGAAGACACATGGAGAAGTTGCTAGTATCGCTGAGGCTCCTGCTAACCCGGACCACTGAAGGAGGACTGCATTAAAAATGTCGCTTCCCGCTTGTTAGCATTAATTTACCCATCTTGGGGAAggtgatgtggtattcagtgcCGCACTGCGGACAGCTCACGGTGCCTCCAATGTTCCCCTTCAGCTTCTCATCCAGCCAGCGCTGCAGGCAGGACTGGTGGATCCATTTGGTGCAGCCTTTACATCTGCAGGGACTCACCCACTCGGCACTGCGGTCGTCTCGCTCCGTGGCAAAGCACACCCAGCAGTGCCTGGAGAGAAGACGGAAGCAGCGTCACGTTGCAAAGCGTCTGACTGACCAAAACACGTCACACACAGGTAAGTCCTGAAAGGTGTTCTTACTTCTCAGGCTGCTCCTCAGTGAAGGCCATGGCTCTGAACGGGTTCTGCTCTCCCAGACGCTAACATGAAGCCTGCAGCAGAGACTCGGAATGAGCATAAGGGGACGTCGAAGagtcaatcacacacacacacatacacacacgaaTAACATTTCAGTCTCATTTAGGAGGACCGCAGGAGCGGCGGCACAACGTTCGTCTTATCCCGACAAAGAAAAGCTTTTCTTCCAGGTTGAGGCAGATGACACTCAGAACGCCACCTAAATTATGTCATATTCGAGCTTTTTGCATGTAAAACATTTGATTACGTGATAAAACACTGTTATAGAGACAGCTTTACAAGAACAGTTCGTTACAACCACGACTGAAACGGGGACTTAACTATTCTTACAGTaacatgaaacaaaaataagCTAAAGTAAACGCTCGAAGATGACATCAACACCAGACTACACAAAGTACGTACAAGTACACGCTCTGTAGACAGCTCTtcacgtgtaaaaaaaaattgattgtGAGGGTTCTGTACAAGAACTACTTCACCAGACCCAGTTAGCACCAAGGCTAACCGGTAGCAATGTGAGGGTCAgctattctattttatttctaaactgTGTGTCTTGAATCCTGGACAGCCATTACTGCTAAAGGGGAGGCAGGAACCGAAAGAGGACCTGGTAGTATGTGTCACCTTCTGACTCAATAGCAGTAGCAGTAATACTTTTATTCCTGTCTATTAAGTTTTATGTATTTGCTGATTGTAACCCTAAATTAGCCTGTTCTGGCCCGACGTacatgctaacgctaacaggAAAAATGTTACTTTATATTTATGCCTGAGAACGACAAGTGATCCAGGTTAACCGATAATACAGGTGTCCCTTTCGTCTGTCAGTAGATAAACCGTGACCCGATAACGAAATAACGACACCACGTACCAGGAAAAAATCAAGAATATATCCAAATTTGAAATAATTTCGCTATTTAATCGTACTTCTACGCTGTATTTTTTGCTGATCGGTGACTCTTCATTACCAGGAAGAGACGCGAGGACGGAAGCTTTCTGATTGGTCGGCGCTTTGTGACGGACAGTGTTGCGTTCAAAGTTGCGGGAAAGTTTAAAATATGTCTTTCGAGTTTAAAACATTTCGTCATATCAGAAGCGACATAtcatattattgtattttaattttaattatatttttatattattgtatttttaatttatgccgaaaactgaaataaaaaataaaaatggctaCTTGGAAAAAAGTCATCGACCATTAAAAagaaactgtaaaaataaattggtCCTTCTCTATTAAAATACGCTTTTGTTTTACACTGGTTTGACAAGAGCGCTTATCTTGCTCGTTGACAGGCTGGACACGCGTGGCTTTCCGTCGAAACTATGATTGGTTCACTTTCCTGTCAGTCTGAGTTTTGCTAAATATGATTGGTCAATGTTCCTGTCAGTCAAATGAATGCCGCGTTGATGTTGTTGTGGCGGAGAGGCGGTTCCAGCtgtcggcagcagcagcagaggagcggcAGCGGCGAGACGGCACAGCGCACCGTGACAGGCAGTTCTTTTACATGCTTAAAACACTAAGCGAATACACGCACGGATCGATAGAAACATATTTGACCAAAGTCCGTCATGGAATCCTATGACATCTTGGCTAACCAACCGGTTGTGATCGATAATGTgagtatgatgatgatgtcatttcatCCACACCCAACCCGAGGCCGCTAGCTGAGAGTGTTTGCTAGCCGTTAGCTTGGTTAGCTATTGTGTTGTGGCTAACGCGCTGGGCGTCGACCACAGTCCTTAAATGTGAAATAGGCAACACCTTTGATTTACCTGACACGCTACGGACGTTGCTTAAGTTACTGGTGCGGTCGGAGCACCTTGATTTATCCTCCCCAAATCAAGCTTTTTGCTAGCTTAAAGCACTAACCGGTTAGCTAAGATCCAAATCTGTCATTATAGATTACAGCTAGCATATCGCGTTGAACTGGCAATTAAAGTTATATTAATATAGCAGCATACAAACTATTAGCATCGCAATATGTTGCATAAACAGCGTCTTCGCTTTGAGCAGGATGTAGACACACTGGTTATAGCCCATGTAGTTACAATAGGGTTAGCATAGCTGCTGCTTTTGTCTATTTTGACGTCTTTATTTCGTGTATTTTGCTATGAAACATAATAATATAGGGTTCAAAGCATAGAGAGAAGCGAAGTCTGATTTTATAATAGTCAATTATTTGATACGGTATAAGGTATTTTCATTAGAAACTGCAGCCACACGTCAGTAGTTGGTCAACATATTTTAGTGAATAAAGTGTAATTAAAAAGGGTTGCACTGGCATTACAGACATGCTAATTGTTGATCAGGCCACAGAATTGGGTATTTAGTGCTTTAGTGTCGTGTTGCATCGCTCATCTAAAAGTCAGGTTCGATTATTTGTTTAGCAAGATTAAAAATCACACAGATTTTCAAACAAATTAACTCAGTCGAACAGATCAAAACAAAAATGGTAAGAACAAGTAACGAATGAGTTTCACAAGTATATTTAGAAATAATATGGACAATGCATGAAAgtatgcagggggggggggggtaattgtaAATACTGTACACACAGAAATTACAAATTGGACCAGGAAAACCTCAGAAGAAACAGGAATTTACTGGAGATTAATGTTGATGATCTGAGCTGGAGGCAAAAGATGACGCCAGAGTTAAGGGGCTGCCACTGACTCCACCGGTCCACCCAAAGTACCGGTTTGATGCCCGAGCACAAAGTAGTAGTAGAGATCGAAGTGATCGGGTTCGGTGGAGCTGCTCGTGTCTTTGCGGGTGATTCACGCTGACCTCAGGCGCCGTCTCATGACTGCTGCAGCCCAAACAAACTCTGTGATGTTGAATGTCTTCTTCAGGGATCGGGGGTTATCAAAGCGGGTTTCGCAGGCGACCAGATCCCAAAGTACTGCTTCCCAAACTAGTAAGCGAGACTCGACCCCGTCTCACCGCACTCGCGTGACTTTTAGGGTTGCGCTTGCAGAAAACATTTTCGTTCCTCTCACACTTCCGTTTGCGATTATAGCGTTGGGCGTCCCAAACATGTGCGTGTGATGGCAGGAGCTCTGGAGGGAGACCTCTTCATTGGACCCAAGGCagaggtgacacacacacacacacacacacacacattatatttaGGGTTTCTTAATCATTGCTTCGGCATCAATCGCAAATTTGATTTGCATCCTTCTGGTCTCAGGAGCACAGAGGCTTGTTGTCGGTCCGCTACCCGATGGAGCACGGCATAGTGAACGACTGGAACGACATGGAGAGGATCTGGCAGTACGTTTATTCCAAAGAGCAACTGCAGACCTTCTCCGAGGAGGTGAGCGCGCCTCTCTCCCtgcacgatgatgatgatgatgatgatgacgacgggCAGGTTGGTGATCTTGTTCTCCACGCGTCTGCGTTTCAAGCATCCTGTGCTGCTCACCGAAGCTCCTCTCAACCCCAGCAAGAACAGGGAGAAGGCGGCGGAGGTCTTCTTTGAGACCTTCAACGTTCCGGCGCTCTTCATCTCCATGCAGGCCGTCCTCAGCTTGTAGGCGAACGCCTTTTACGCTcgcctgattggctgttcaCGCCAAGCTTTACTTACCTGTGCCTCTGTTCGCACGCAAGGTATGCCACGGGGCGCACCACCGGCGTCGTGCTCGATTCGGGGGACGGCGTCACTCACGTCGTGCCCATCTACGAGGGCTTCGCCATCCCGCACTCCATCATGCGCGTGGACATCGCCGGGCGGGACGTTTCGCGGTACCTCCGTCTGCTGCTGCGCAAAGAGGGCTACAACTTCAACACGTCGGCGGAGTTTGAGGTCGTTCGCACCGTCAAAGAGGTAAGAGCGGGAGGGGCCGGTAACGGATTGGGAGCGTGGGGGGAGGAGCTACCTCGTCTCATCGAATGCGTCTTGACTTTTGCAGAGGGCGTGCTATCTATCGCTCAACCCGCAAAAGGACGAGACTTTAGAAACGGAGAAGGCTCAGTACGTCCTCCCCGACGGAAGCACGTTAAATGTGAGTCCGTCGCGCAGCTCTGGAAGCGTTCTGGAACGATTGCACACATTCTtttcctgacccctgacccgCCCCTTTCCAGATCGGTCCGGCACGATTCCGCGCTCCAGAGCTGCTCTTCAGGCCCGACCTGATTGGAGAAGAAAGCTCGGGGATCCACGAGGTCCTGGCGTACGCCATCCAGAAGTCTGACATGGACCTCCGACGCACGCTGTTCTCCACCATAGTCTTATGTGGAGGATCGACACTCATCAAAGGTTGGTGTCCCGTGATGGCGCAGTGGTCGGCGCTCGCTGGGCGGAGCAGCTGCTTCCATCCGGACCACGATTGATTCACCTTAAAGCAATCGGTGCTAAATGTTGGTAGCATACGGGACGCCGTTCACCTCAGACTCAGAGTTTACGCAATcgagatgctaatgctaagtcGATGGCGACGGCGCTTTGGTTCCCCGCCTGCGGCTCATTCGCCGCTCTTCTCTTCCAGGATTCGGGGAACGACTACTGACTGAAGTCAAGAAGCTGGCGCCCAAAGACGTGAAGatcaaggtgggggggggggctcaggttCTTCTGACTGACCTGTGACGTGTTTTTAGCAGTTTCTCTCTTTGATCGAGGTTTTTGTGACCCGCGGTTTCTTTTGCTCCCGTCCAGATTTCTGCTCCCCAGGAGAGGCTCTACTCCACATGGATTGGGTGAGTGTCCTGGTTCGGTTCTGGCATTAATATCCCCGAGTGGCCCAAACACATCTGAGGGTCTGATCATTTCGAACTTCTCGTCTGATGTGtgatcatttctgtctctgtcctccctgcagcGGCTCCATCTTGGCTTCATTGGACACCTTTAAAAAGATGTGGGTGTCGAAGCGGGAATATGAAGAAGACAGAGCGCGTGCCATTCACAGGAAGACCTTCTAGTCGGGGGGCCGTCGGCCCCCAGAACTGCCCTCAAatgcccacccccccccccccctctcatcatACTGTTGGAGACTCCTGCACCTGTTTTACCCCTCCCCCTGGAGAAACTCACGTTTATGTGAGCTCATTTTCCTCCTTACCTCCTCCTTTCATTCTCCCCTTCTGCTGTagggtgacccccccacccctccaaaCGCTCGCGCACAGAGGGCCGTCAGGGCGTCTGGGAGGGCAGCGATTAGCTCTCTGGGCTCTCCTGCAGTCGGCCCACCCTGAGGTTTTGCCCTAAAAAAGCCCTGCAAGGTGTAGAAAATCATCAATAAGccctgaatgtttttttttttttgttacttttgAAGTTTCCATTCCAGAAAGAAGATTTTTTATGTAATGTCCATTttgtatactttttttttttctccaccccTGAAGTACTTTAGAAGCAGCTCTGGTGTCAACGAGCAGAAAACAGCTTTCTACATGTTTAAATGTTCTGACGTTTATTCGTAAACAAGTCGGCTGATTAAAACGGTcgaaaaatgctttattttatttaaatcatccAACTTTGGCTTTCCAGCAGTCGAGAAGCACTGACGGGAGAAATATGGTCGTTTTTTCAGTCGTGGGTCTGATTGAGGTCATCGTAAAGTCGACGGAAGGAACGAGAGTTTGTAACGGGCTCGCTGTCGGGTTTTCTTCCTGCAAGCGTCGTGACACTCCAGGCTGACATTCGTCGATGATAGACGTCACCGTGGTTACGGCCATTGTTTCAATCGTGGCAGATGTGCTGCTCGCCTTGAtcaaagtcttttattttttttgtccacgcCCGTGTCCGCCTTACTCCGGAGCGTCCAACGTCGTCTTTCTGGTTGTTTTTAAGAAAGGAAAGACATCATCCGTGGAAAGCTTGTTGAAACCATCCAtcgcaaaacaaaaaaacaaaacccggAATAACAGACTAAAAATGTACAATAATGTTTATTCGAGTGTTTGCTTTTACTTTTGGTAAATTCAGTATAATAAATAAGTTAATGACTGCTGCTCCCgttgtcttgttttttgtcAGCTCTATATAATATGGGGTTAAATAGGGGATAAATTCACAGGCCCAACATTAAATACTGCATTCATGAAGATATAAATCTACAGACGAGCATCCCTCTTTGATGAGAATAATATTATCTGCAGTACGTTTGTTCACAAGCAGATGTCAGTGTCCGCTTCAACTGAACCAATCATGCCTCGCCTGTTAAATTACCTGTGAAAGGTAAAGAAACAGGTGGAGCAAATCCTTTTTATTGCTGGTGTGAAATTCAGCCTGATGTGGTCCAACATGAAATATGTCTGAGCTCCAGAATgggaaggagaggatgaaacAAGGAACTTCATTTAAAGATGTGCTCGGTGGGGCTCAAGAATCTTCTCTTTAAATTGCTCTCACTCCGTGTTGACATGACAACATAGCAAAACGTGTGCTGGTTCTAGTTATGCCAATTTGGAAGCGAACAGACAAACTCTTTTGACCCAGGAACCCTCTGAGCCTCATAAGCTTTTAAACTTTATCCACACAAGTTATATATCTATTGTGATTATATTGCATATAACATATTATTATGTTCAGCAGTGCTGAAATCAGTTTGCATTTTCCGGCCCCGGATACAGGTGATGCTGAGTGGCTGTTTAAGCCTCCTATCAGGCTGCAGCTCTTTTCTGCTTGGTCCATTCGATCTATTAATACTACTGGTAGTGATAATAATACCAGTACAGCTTTTATTCCATGGATGGATCACAGTATTGATTTGTATCGTTTCCAAATTATTGTCTTCCTGATAAAACATTACGTTGCCACATTCCCTCACAGTTAGTTTAATTCAAACTATGGCTCCATGAATTATGGATGAGttatcagatttaaaaaaaaactccagaGGTTGCCTGCAGGTGAAAATGTGTCATAAAGAAATCATCAGGCGTGGAGACGGCGCTGAGGAAGCCATTTAGTCAGTCCCACGTTGTTTAACAGTGTTTCCTATTTGATCCTGGGACGACACTCTCTTGTCTTTCCACCTGAGATGTGCCCCTGAAATCCAGCAGCTCTGGAGGTGCAGGAGACGGCGACAGCATCCTTAGACGAACGAGTGCTGCTGTGGAAACCAAAGGTTTTCATCCTGCTGAGGGACAGTTAATCTCAAGTAGCAGTCGCGGACGACGTGAAGGACAAGCGTTTTCTGGGAGTGAATCAGCTCAAAGAGGGTTTAAAGTGCGGCGAGGAACACCGGCTGCATTATTCTGAGGACATCGAGTCACTTTATGTAACAGAAAAAAATCAgatctaaatgtaaaaacatacatttttatctTGCGACCTTAAGATACATCAATTTCTCCTGCTTGCACATTCATTGTTCGTGTCCTTTCACTGACTCGATGGTGGAATAAACGCCTCCTCAAACATTATTAAAAAGCGTAATTGTTTGCACCGGGATTTAAACACAAAGAATTGAATGATAACGCATGAACGGAGCATTTGGGACACTGTTGGCACTAATGGAGGCCAAAAGTACAAGCAAACACTGCAGTACTGTATTGTTTCCCCTTATCAGTCAGATGTTGATTCTCACATTTCTCTTGTGTAATAATCTGGATTCCAGATTGAAGGTTTTACTCTTGGCTATTTGATAATCCAGTGGCGTTACCTTCACCCAATGCTAAAACAAATTGAGGCCTTTTTCCGACagaggttttttgtttttgctcattcTGGGACTGTTCCACTGTACGAACCTGGAGTGTTCAGATAGTCAATGGTTAATGAATTTAAGCAGCTGTGCATTGTGAGTAAATATGACAGACAGCGCCGACATACAGCTAGTTTCTGCTGCGAGGTGATGCCATCAATAAGTAATTAATAGATTTTCATTACCTGCATCCCATCAGCTATTAATAAGACCCTGATCAGCATCCATCCATTAGACCAATCACACGACTGTTCCTTACTTCATGCTTTGCGCCACGTAACAAGTAAAAAGGAGTCAGACATGATCCACATGATCATAATCTGTAAAGTTTAGACTTTTCggcttagattttttttaaacataggGATATGTGAACCAGTGttggcgtgtgtttgtgtgtgtgtgtgtgtttctccacaGGTAACCAAGGAAACGAGGGAGGGGGTGAGGTAGTGCATCCTGTTTTTGTGTTATCTTGCTTTCTCCTTTCAGGCAGCAGCACTTTGACTTTGAATGAAGCGTTTTGTCTCTCAGCTTAAACGTGTCTCGTGATTCCACCAACCGAGCTGTGTTCAGCGTCACACTACCTGCTCATTATGTTATCACCAAAGGCTGAACTACAGACACTTTTTTAAGTCTTTAGATTATGTATTTGTGACACAATTCGAAGCCTAGAATGTATTTTTAGCCGTGGATGCTCGTTCTGCCATCAGGGAGCCACGAGGGTTCATTACGACTCCCgagaagcatttcaaaaatgaaCATCTGACTCCGGTACTCCAGAAAGCTCGAGTGTATACCGCTGATGGGAACTTTTTAGAATGCATTGACAGAAGACTTCAGGAGAGCAGCAGCTCCCAGTGGCCTCATGGATCCCTGGTGTCATGGCAACAGCGGTGATGGCTGGAGTTTGAGATGTTGaatcacctaaaaaaaaaagaagcagctgaCCCAAACATGAAGGTTCATTCATTATCGACTGACTTTATGCTCATGGAAAGTCCgttcaagtgtttttttttctggagcaTCACAGTGAAACTGTTTTTCACATTTCTTCTAAagcttgaaatatttttatcCTACACTTGCATATTCATTGCCATAGACTCGCTGCAGTACCTACATCTGCACCGCTGCAGGTGCATTCATTAGAGCAATGGGTAATTTAATCAGCGTGTGATGAGCAGGCAGGAAGTCAGCGTGCAGCCAGAAGCCTGGAGCCACTCAGGAGTGAAACCTGGGGCATTCATATTCATACTGAAAGCTGATTAGATGTTAAAATGAGATGGAGTTATCGTCTGAAGACTCACATGTTCACAAGTCAGTAAAGAAACCCATCCAAATGTTATGTAGGACTAACAGAATCAAAATTAAAAGtaagatggaaaataaatcattattctactaactagaaaaagacatttgcatttgatttatatttatactgTTGAATCTGGGAAGTAAAGGGAAACAACTGTGAGCATGTTTAAAGACTCGGAATCTGCTTTTAGAGATGATGTctaattcaaataaaatgtaatttaatccCTGCGTCTTTGGTAAAGACACAGGGATCACATTTTGGAAGGTTTTTACCTGCGACTCTTTGATCTCTGTTCAATCTTCTACGCT
The nucleotide sequence above comes from Brachionichthys hirsutus isolate HB-005 chromosome 19, CSIRO-AGI_Bhir_v1, whole genome shotgun sequence. Encoded proteins:
- the marchf5l gene encoding E3 ubiquitin-protein ligase MARCHF5, yielding MAFTEEQPEKHCWVCFATERDDRSAEWVSPCRCKGCTKWIHQSCLQRWLDEKLKGNIGGTVSCPQCGTEYHITFPKMGPLVYFLQQIDQALSRASPFASVGVVIGTVYWSAVTYGAVTVMQVVGHKKGLSVMERADPLFLLMGLPTIPVALVLGKMIRWEDCIVRLWQKYSYRQKLLPGRNHHLPRIPMDGTVPGDHRSVSRTLCGALVFPSVANVVGRLLFGLVSSNLQRTALGGIAFVLMKGALKIYFRQQQYIIQANRHILNYPERSPDGQGESGEDDTEDSGDE
- the actr1b gene encoding actin related protein 1B; amino-acid sequence: MESYDILANQPVVIDNGSGVIKAGFAGDQIPKYCFPNYVGRPKHVRVMAGALEGDLFIGPKAEEHRGLLSVRYPMEHGIVNDWNDMERIWQYVYSKEQLQTFSEEHPVLLTEAPLNPSKNREKAAEVFFETFNVPALFISMQAVLSLYATGRTTGVVLDSGDGVTHVVPIYEGFAIPHSIMRVDIAGRDVSRYLRLLLRKEGYNFNTSAEFEVVRTVKERACYLSLNPQKDETLETEKAQYVLPDGSTLNIGPARFRAPELLFRPDLIGEESSGIHEVLAYAIQKSDMDLRRTLFSTIVLCGGSTLIKGFGERLLTEVKKLAPKDVKIKISAPQERLYSTWIGGSILASLDTFKKMWVSKREYEEDRARAIHRKTF